A stretch of Gorilla gorilla gorilla isolate KB3781 chromosome 9, NHGRI_mGorGor1-v2.1_pri, whole genome shotgun sequence DNA encodes these proteins:
- the CD6 gene encoding T-cell differentiation antigen CD6 isoform X2: MWLFFGITGLLTAALSGHPSPAPSDQLNTSSAESELWEPGERLPVRLTNGSSSCSGTVEVRLEASWEPACGALWDSRAAEAVCRALGCGGAEAASQLALPTPELPPPPAAGNTSAAANATLAGAPALLCSGAEWRLCEVVEHACRSDGRRARVTCAENRALRLVDGGSSCAGRVEMLEHGEWGSVCDDTWDLEDAHVVCRQLGCGWAVQALPGLHFTPGRGPIHRDQVNCSGAEAYLWDCPGLPGQHYCGHKEDAGVVCSEHQSWRLTGGADRCEGQVEVHFRGVWNTVCDSEWYPSEAKVLCQSLGCGTAVERPKGLPHSLSGRMYYSCNGEELTLSNCSWRFNNSNLCSQSLAARVLCSASRSLHNLSTPEVPANVQTVTIESSVTVKIENKESRELMLLIPSIVLGILFLGSLIFIAFILLRIKGKYALPVMVNHQHLPTTIPAGSNSYQPVPITIPKEVFMLPIQVQAPPPEDSDSGSDSDYEHYDFSAQPPVALTTFYNSQRHRVTDEEVQQSRFQMPPLEEGLEELHASHIPAANPGHCITDPPSLGPQYHPRSNSESSTSSGEDYCNSPKSKPPPWNPQVFSSERSSFLEQPPNLELAGTQPAFSGPPADDSSSTSSGEWYQNFQPPPQPPSEEQFGCPGSPSPQPDSTDNDDYDDIGAA, encoded by the exons GTCATCCATCTCCAGCCCCATCTGACCAGCTCAACACCAGCAGTGCAGAGAGTGAGCTCTGGGAGCCAG GGGAGCGGCTTCCGGTCCGTCTGACAAACGGGAGCAGCAGCTGCAGCGGGACGGTGGAGGTCCGGCTCGAGGCATCCTGGGAGCCCGCGTGCGGGGCGCTCTGGGACAGCCGCGCCGCCGAGGCCGTGTGCCGAGCACTGGGCTGCGGCGGGGCGGAGGCCGCCTCTCAGCTCGCCCTGCCGACCCCCGAGCTGCCGCCCCCGCCGGCAGCCGGGAACACCAGCGCAGCAGCTAATGCCACTCTGGCCGGGGCTCCCGCCCTCCTGTGCAGCGGCGCCGAGTGGCGGCTCTGCGAGGTGGTGGAGCACGCGTGCCGCAGCGACGGGAGGCGGGCCCGTGTCACCTGTGCAG AGAACCGCGCGCTGCGCCTGGTGGACGGTGGCAGCTCCTGCGCCGGCCGCGTGGAGATGCTGGAGCATGGCGAGTGGGGATCAGTGTGCGATGACACTTGGGACCTAGAGGACGCCCACGTGGTGTGCAGGCAACTGGGCTGCGGCTGGGCAGTCCAGGCCCTGCCCGGCTTGCACTTCACGCCTGGCCGCGGGCCTATCCACCGGGACCAGGTGAACTGCTCGGGGGCCGAAGCTTACCTGTGGGACTGCCCGGGGCTGCCAGGACAGCACTACTGCGGCCACAAAGAGGACGCGGGCGTGGTGTGCTCAG AGCACCAGTCCTGGCGCCTGACAGGGGGCGCTGACCGCTGCGAGGGGCAGGTGGAGGTACACTTCCGAGGGGTCTGGAACACAGTGTGTGACAGTGAGTGGTACCCATCGGAGGCCAAGGTGCTCTGCCAGTCCTTGGGCTGTGGAACCGCAGTTGAGAGGCCCAAGGGGCTGCCCCACTCCTTGTCTGGCAGGATGTACTACTCATGCAATGGGGAGGAGCTCACCCTCTCCAACTGCTCCTGGCGGTTCAACAACTCCAACCTCTGCAGCCAGTCGCTGGCAGCCAGGGTCCTCTGCTCAG CTTCCCGGAGTTTGCACAATCTGTCCACTCCCGAAGTCCCTGCAAATGTTCAGACAGTCACTATAG AATCTTCTGTGACAGTGAAAATAGAGAACAAGGAATCTCGGGAGCTAATGCTTCTCATCCCCTCCATCGTTCTGGGAATTCTCTTCCTTGGCTCCCTCATCTTCATAGCCTTCATCCTCTtgagaattaaaggaaaatatg ccctccccgTAATGGTGAACCACCAGCACCTACCCACCACCATCCCAGCAGGGAGCAATAGCTATCAACCGGTCCCCATCACCATCCCCAAAGAAG TTTTCATGCTGCCCATCCAGGTCCAGGCCCCGCCCCCTGAGGACTCAGACTCTGGCTCGGACTCAGACTATGAGCACTATGACTTCAGCGCCCAGCCTCCTGTGGCCCTGACCACCTTCTACA ATTCCCAGCGGCATCGGGTCACAGATGAGGAGGTCCAGCAAAGCAGGTTCCAGATGCCACCCTTGGAGGAAG GACTTGAAGAGTTGCATGCCTCCCACATCCCAGCTGCCAACCCTGGACACTGCATTACAGACCCGCCATCCCTGGGCCCTCAGTATCACCCGAGGAGCAACAGTGAGTCGAGCACCTCTTCGGGGGAGGATTACTGCAATAGTCCCAAAAGCAAGCCACCTCCATGGAACCCCCAGGTGTTTTCTTCAGAGAGGAGTTCCTTCCTGGAGCAGCCCCCAAACTTGGAGCTGGCCGGCACCCAGCCAGCCTTTTCAG GGCCCCCGGCTGATGACAGCTCCAGCACCTCATCCGGGGAGTGGTACCAGAACTTCCAGCCACCACCCCAGCCCCCTTCGGAGGAGCAGTTTGGCTGTCCAG GGTCCCCCAGCCCTCAGCCTGACTCCACCGACAACGATGACTACGATGACATCGGCGCAGCCTAG
- the CD6 gene encoding T-cell differentiation antigen CD6 isoform X1, which translates to MWLFFGITGLLTAALSGHPSPAPSDQLNTSSAESELWEPGERLPVRLTNGSSSCSGTVEVRLEASWEPACGALWDSRAAEAVCRALGCGGAEAASQLALPTPELPPPPAAGNTSAAANATLAGAPALLCSGAEWRLCEVVEHACRSDGRRARVTCAENRALRLVDGGSSCAGRVEMLEHGEWGSVCDDTWDLEDAHVVCRQLGCGWAVQALPGLHFTPGRGPIHRDQVNCSGAEAYLWDCPGLPGQHYCGHKEDAGVVCSEHQSWRLTGGADRCEGQVEVHFRGVWNTVCDSEWYPSEAKVLCQSLGCGTAVERPKGLPHSLSGRMYYSCNGEELTLSNCSWRFNNSNLCSQSLAARVLCSASRSLHNLSTPEVPANVQTVTIESSVTVKIENKESRELMLLIPSIVLGILFLGSLIFIAFILLRIKGKYALPVMVNHQHLPTTIPAGSNSYQPVPITIPKEVFMLPIQVQAPPPEDSDSGSDSDYEHYDFSAQPPVALTTFYNSQRHRVTDEEVQQSRFQMPPLEEGLEELHASHIPAANPGHCITDPPSLGPQYHPRSNSESSTSSGEDYCNSPKSKPPPWNPQVFSSERSSFLEQPPNLELAGTQPAFSAGPPADDSSSTSSGEWYQNFQPPPQPPSEEQFGCPGSPSPQPDSTDNDDYDDIGAA; encoded by the exons GTCATCCATCTCCAGCCCCATCTGACCAGCTCAACACCAGCAGTGCAGAGAGTGAGCTCTGGGAGCCAG GGGAGCGGCTTCCGGTCCGTCTGACAAACGGGAGCAGCAGCTGCAGCGGGACGGTGGAGGTCCGGCTCGAGGCATCCTGGGAGCCCGCGTGCGGGGCGCTCTGGGACAGCCGCGCCGCCGAGGCCGTGTGCCGAGCACTGGGCTGCGGCGGGGCGGAGGCCGCCTCTCAGCTCGCCCTGCCGACCCCCGAGCTGCCGCCCCCGCCGGCAGCCGGGAACACCAGCGCAGCAGCTAATGCCACTCTGGCCGGGGCTCCCGCCCTCCTGTGCAGCGGCGCCGAGTGGCGGCTCTGCGAGGTGGTGGAGCACGCGTGCCGCAGCGACGGGAGGCGGGCCCGTGTCACCTGTGCAG AGAACCGCGCGCTGCGCCTGGTGGACGGTGGCAGCTCCTGCGCCGGCCGCGTGGAGATGCTGGAGCATGGCGAGTGGGGATCAGTGTGCGATGACACTTGGGACCTAGAGGACGCCCACGTGGTGTGCAGGCAACTGGGCTGCGGCTGGGCAGTCCAGGCCCTGCCCGGCTTGCACTTCACGCCTGGCCGCGGGCCTATCCACCGGGACCAGGTGAACTGCTCGGGGGCCGAAGCTTACCTGTGGGACTGCCCGGGGCTGCCAGGACAGCACTACTGCGGCCACAAAGAGGACGCGGGCGTGGTGTGCTCAG AGCACCAGTCCTGGCGCCTGACAGGGGGCGCTGACCGCTGCGAGGGGCAGGTGGAGGTACACTTCCGAGGGGTCTGGAACACAGTGTGTGACAGTGAGTGGTACCCATCGGAGGCCAAGGTGCTCTGCCAGTCCTTGGGCTGTGGAACCGCAGTTGAGAGGCCCAAGGGGCTGCCCCACTCCTTGTCTGGCAGGATGTACTACTCATGCAATGGGGAGGAGCTCACCCTCTCCAACTGCTCCTGGCGGTTCAACAACTCCAACCTCTGCAGCCAGTCGCTGGCAGCCAGGGTCCTCTGCTCAG CTTCCCGGAGTTTGCACAATCTGTCCACTCCCGAAGTCCCTGCAAATGTTCAGACAGTCACTATAG AATCTTCTGTGACAGTGAAAATAGAGAACAAGGAATCTCGGGAGCTAATGCTTCTCATCCCCTCCATCGTTCTGGGAATTCTCTTCCTTGGCTCCCTCATCTTCATAGCCTTCATCCTCTtgagaattaaaggaaaatatg ccctccccgTAATGGTGAACCACCAGCACCTACCCACCACCATCCCAGCAGGGAGCAATAGCTATCAACCGGTCCCCATCACCATCCCCAAAGAAG TTTTCATGCTGCCCATCCAGGTCCAGGCCCCGCCCCCTGAGGACTCAGACTCTGGCTCGGACTCAGACTATGAGCACTATGACTTCAGCGCCCAGCCTCCTGTGGCCCTGACCACCTTCTACA ATTCCCAGCGGCATCGGGTCACAGATGAGGAGGTCCAGCAAAGCAGGTTCCAGATGCCACCCTTGGAGGAAG GACTTGAAGAGTTGCATGCCTCCCACATCCCAGCTGCCAACCCTGGACACTGCATTACAGACCCGCCATCCCTGGGCCCTCAGTATCACCCGAGGAGCAACAGTGAGTCGAGCACCTCTTCGGGGGAGGATTACTGCAATAGTCCCAAAAGCAAGCCACCTCCATGGAACCCCCAGGTGTTTTCTTCAGAGAGGAGTTCCTTCCTGGAGCAGCCCCCAAACTTGGAGCTGGCCGGCACCCAGCCAGCCTTTTCAG CAGGGCCCCCGGCTGATGACAGCTCCAGCACCTCATCCGGGGAGTGGTACCAGAACTTCCAGCCACCACCCCAGCCCCCTTCGGAGGAGCAGTTTGGCTGTCCAG GGTCCCCCAGCCCTCAGCCTGACTCCACCGACAACGATGACTACGATGACATCGGCGCAGCCTAG